One part of the Trichoplusia ni isolate ovarian cell line Hi5 chromosome 2, tn1, whole genome shotgun sequence genome encodes these proteins:
- the LOC113508370 gene encoding muscle LIM protein 1 isoform X8, whose product MPFKPVDNPKCPKCGKSVYAAEERVAGGLKWHKMCFKCGLCQKLLDSTNCSEHEGELYCKVCHARKFGPKGYGFGGGAGCLSMDTGDHLKAENAN is encoded by the exons ATGCCTTTCAAACCCGTTGACAACCCGAAGTGCCCTAAATGCGGCAAATCAGTATACGCAGCCGAAGAGCGAGTCGCCGGCGGGCTCAAGTGGCACAAAATGTGCTTCAAGTGCG GCCTGTGCCAGAAGTTGCTGGACTCTACCAACTGCTCAGAACACGAAGGTGAACTGTACTGCAAAGTTTGCCACGCACGTAAATTCGGACCAAAAGGCTACGGCTTCGGCGGTGGTGCTGGTTGCCTGTCCATGGACACCGGCGATCACCTGAAGGCTGAAAATGC GAATTGA